A single genomic interval of Labeo rohita strain BAU-BD-2019 chromosome 13, IGBB_LRoh.1.0, whole genome shotgun sequence harbors:
- the letm1 gene encoding mitochondrial proton/calcium exchanger protein isoform X2 has protein sequence MASILLTRSRTPLLKTSRSLKNEFRKGKLSESTCFNCTALRLATNSPGVLGGSIWPHASSVLYHDNSSALQHRLSRSPRLYCAILVPDVALPVHNHSTYPRTIAWPQNTPVRWVHTTGRLYDDSKVEQSLRSLKDRNKKLEEGGPVYSPTVDAEPVRRTIRQRVIDEVKHYYHGFRLLWIDTTIAVRMLWRVLNGHILSRRERRQFLRTCADVFRLLPFLVFIIVPFMEFLLPIALKLFPNMLPSTFETQSKKEERLKKELRVKLEMAKFLQDTIEEIALRNKAAKGNVTEEFSTFFQKIRDSGERPSNEEIIRFSKLFEDELTLDNLTRPQLVALCKLLELQSIGTNNFMRFQLIMKLRAIRADDKLIAEEGVDSLNVNELQAACRVRGMRALGVTEERLREQLKQWLELHLNQHIPTSLLLLSRAMFLPDTLSPADQLKTTLQNLPEIVTKEAQVKVAELDFSKVDNKTKLEATLQEEAAIRQENRERELERLADAAEKEKEQKEQAAREAEVVELEAERRVDAEHALSNVDVTIHSETLRDTAPVLEGIKFEQWQRYLRIQGEEITKEEIDMLSDACTKLKEQKNLLTKEKEELEDLKDDVQEYSEDLEEIKRELSKTGQEKVVKESKASQRLSKRVNRMIGRMDKIINELEKDKIVLDGQMDSGTTPPIGLFFEKHSDLPRENLISINELITVMKQIQNIPEHKLQSIADALDENKDGKIDIDDVLKVVELIDKEDIDISTNQVAEIMVMLQKEEKLVEKEKAKEKVEKEQAAKIQN, from the exons GAAAGTTGTCAGAAAGCACATGCTTTAACTGCACTGCACTGCGGTTAGCCACAAACAG TCCTGGTGTTCTTGGTGGCAGCATCTGGCCTCATGCATCCTCTGTCCTGTACCATGACAATTCATCAGCGCTTCAGCACCGCTTATCCAGGTCACCTCGTCTGTACTGTGCCATCTTAGTACCTGACGTTGCCCTGCCTGTCCACAACCACTCCACGTACCCCAGGACGATAGCCTGGCCACAGAACACCCCAGTCCGATGGGTACATACTACAGGCCGTCTCTATGATGATTCAAAGGTAGAGCAATCTTTACGTTCACTGAAGGATCGGAATAAAAAGCTTGAGGAGGGTGGACCCGTCTACAGCCCGACCGTAGATGCCGAACCTGTGCGACGGACAATACGTCAGCGTGTGATTGATGAGGTGAAGCACTACTATCACGGGTTCCGCCTTCTGTGGATAGATACGACTATTGCTGTGCGGATGCTCTGGAGGGTGCTGAACGGACATATTCTGTCACGCAGAGAGAGGAGACAG TTCCTGAGGACGTGTGCAGATGTCTTCCGGCTTCTACCCTTTCTGGTTTTTATCATCGTTCCATTCATGGAGTTTCTGCTTCCCATTGCACTGAAACTTTTCCCTAACATGTTGCCGTCCACATTTGAGACACAGTCCAAAAAG GAGGAAAGACTGAAGAAGGAGCTGAGAGTGAAATTGGAGATGGCTAAGTTCTTGCAGGACACCATCGAGGAGATTGCACTAAGAAACAAAGCAGCCAAAGGCAATGTGACCGAGGAGTTCTCCACTTTCTTTCAGAAG aTTCGTGACTCAGGAGAGAGACCCAGTAATGAGGAGATCATACGTTTCTCTAAGCTGTTTGAGGATGAACTGACTCTAGATAATCTGACACGGCCGCAGCTGGTGGCTCTGTGCAAACTGCTGGAGCTGCAGTCCATCGGCACCAACAATTTCATGCGCTTTCAGCTCATCATGAAACTCCGAGCCATCCGTGCAGACGACAAG CTGATAGCAGAGGAAGGAGTGGACAGTCTGAATGTGAACGAGCTGCAGGCAGCATGTCGTGTGAGAGGGATGAGAGCTCTGGGTGTGACGGAGGAGAGGCTGAGAGAACAGCTTAAGCAG TGGTTGGAGCTTCACTTGAATCAGCACATCCCCACATCTCTGCTGTTGCTGTCCCGAGCTATGTTCCTGCCAGACACGCTGTCCCCTGCAGACCAGCTTAAAACCACACTTCAGAACCTGCCAGAGATTGTG ACTAAAGAGGCACAAGTGAAGGTTGCAGAGCTGGACTTCTCTAAAGTGGATAACAAAACCAAGCTGGAGGCCACGCTACAGGAAGAGGCAGCTATCCGACAGGAAAACAGAGAGCGGGAGCTGGAGAGGCTGGCTGATGCTGCAGAGAAAGAAAAGGAGCAAAAGGAACAGGCTGCACGG GAGGCTGAGGTGGTGGAGTTGGAAGCGGAACGACGGGTGGATGCAGAACATGCTCTCTCCAATGTGGACGTGACCATCCATTCAGAAACACTACGAGATACTGCACCGGTGCTGGAGGGTATTAAG ttCGAGCAGTGGCAGAGGTATCTGCGCATTCAG GGAGAGGAGATTACTAAGGAGGAGATTGACATGCTGAGTGATGCCTGCACCAAACTGAAGGAGCAGAAGAATCTCCTCACCAAAGAGAAAGAGGAGCTGGAGGACCTGAAGGATGATGTGCAGGAGTACAGCGAG GACCTGGAGGAGATCAAGCGAGAGCTATCCAAGACAGGACAGGAGAAAGTCGTGAAGGAGTCTAAAGCAAGTCAGCGTCTGTCGAAGCGGGTCAACCGCATGATTGGCAGAATGGATAAGATCATCAATGAGCTGGAGAAGGACAAGATTGTACTagacggacagatggacagtGGGACCACACCACCAATTGG attgttctTTGAGAAACATAGTGACTTGCCAAG GGAGAATCTGATAAGCATCAATGAGCTCATTACAGTCATGAAGCAGATCCAGAACATTCCTGAACACAAGCTGCAAAGCATCGCAGACGCGCTCGACGAAAACAAAGATGGCAAGATAGACATTGATGATGTCTTAAAG GTGGTAGAGCTGATTGATAAGGAGGACATCGATATCTCCACCAACCAGGTGGCAGAGATTATGGTGATGCTGCAGAAGGAGGAGAAGCTGGTGGAGAAAGAGAAAGCCAAGGAGAAGGTCGAGAAGGAGCAGGCAGCTAAAATCCAAAACTAG
- the letm1 gene encoding mitochondrial proton/calcium exchanger protein isoform X5 — protein MASILLTRSRTPLLKTSRSLKNEFRKGKLSESTCFNCTALRLATNSSPGVLGGSIWPHASSVLYHDNSSALQHRLSRSPRLYCAILVPDVALPVHNHSTYPRTIAWPQNTPVRWVHTTGRLYDDSKVEQSLRSLKDRNKKLEEGGPVYSPTVDAEPVRRTIRQRVIDEVKHYYHGFRLLWIDTTIAVRMLWRVLNGHILSRRERRQFLRTCADVFRLLPFLVFIIVPFMEFLLPIALKLFPNMLPSTFETQSKKEERLKKELRVKLEMAKFLQDTIEEIALRNKAAKGNVTEEFSTFFQKIRDSGERPSNEEIIRFSKLFEDELTLDNLTRPQLVALCKLLELQSIGTNNFMRFQLIMKLRAIRADDKLIAEEGVDSLNVNELQAACRVRGMRALGVTEERLREQLKQWLELHLNQHIPTSLLLLSRAMFLPDTLSPADQLKTTLQNLPEIVTKEAQVKVAELDFSKVDNKTKLEATLQEEAAIRQENRERELERLADAAEKEKEQKEQAAREAEVVELEAERRVDAEHALSNVDVTIHSETLRDTAPVLEGIKGEEITKEEIDMLSDACTKLKEQKNLLTKEKEELEDLKDDVQEYSEDLEEIKRELSKTGQEKVVKESKASQRLSKRVNRMIGRMDKIINELEKDKIVLDGQMDSGTTPPIGENLISINELITVMKQIQNIPEHKLQSIADALDENKDGKIDIDDVLKVVELIDKEDIDISTNQVAEIMVMLQKEEKLVEKEKAKEKVEKEQAAKIQN, from the exons GAAAGTTGTCAGAAAGCACATGCTTTAACTGCACTGCACTGCGGTTAGCCACAAACAG CAGTCCTGGTGTTCTTGGTGGCAGCATCTGGCCTCATGCATCCTCTGTCCTGTACCATGACAATTCATCAGCGCTTCAGCACCGCTTATCCAGGTCACCTCGTCTGTACTGTGCCATCTTAGTACCTGACGTTGCCCTGCCTGTCCACAACCACTCCACGTACCCCAGGACGATAGCCTGGCCACAGAACACCCCAGTCCGATGGGTACATACTACAGGCCGTCTCTATGATGATTCAAAGGTAGAGCAATCTTTACGTTCACTGAAGGATCGGAATAAAAAGCTTGAGGAGGGTGGACCCGTCTACAGCCCGACCGTAGATGCCGAACCTGTGCGACGGACAATACGTCAGCGTGTGATTGATGAGGTGAAGCACTACTATCACGGGTTCCGCCTTCTGTGGATAGATACGACTATTGCTGTGCGGATGCTCTGGAGGGTGCTGAACGGACATATTCTGTCACGCAGAGAGAGGAGACAG TTCCTGAGGACGTGTGCAGATGTCTTCCGGCTTCTACCCTTTCTGGTTTTTATCATCGTTCCATTCATGGAGTTTCTGCTTCCCATTGCACTGAAACTTTTCCCTAACATGTTGCCGTCCACATTTGAGACACAGTCCAAAAAG GAGGAAAGACTGAAGAAGGAGCTGAGAGTGAAATTGGAGATGGCTAAGTTCTTGCAGGACACCATCGAGGAGATTGCACTAAGAAACAAAGCAGCCAAAGGCAATGTGACCGAGGAGTTCTCCACTTTCTTTCAGAAG aTTCGTGACTCAGGAGAGAGACCCAGTAATGAGGAGATCATACGTTTCTCTAAGCTGTTTGAGGATGAACTGACTCTAGATAATCTGACACGGCCGCAGCTGGTGGCTCTGTGCAAACTGCTGGAGCTGCAGTCCATCGGCACCAACAATTTCATGCGCTTTCAGCTCATCATGAAACTCCGAGCCATCCGTGCAGACGACAAG CTGATAGCAGAGGAAGGAGTGGACAGTCTGAATGTGAACGAGCTGCAGGCAGCATGTCGTGTGAGAGGGATGAGAGCTCTGGGTGTGACGGAGGAGAGGCTGAGAGAACAGCTTAAGCAG TGGTTGGAGCTTCACTTGAATCAGCACATCCCCACATCTCTGCTGTTGCTGTCCCGAGCTATGTTCCTGCCAGACACGCTGTCCCCTGCAGACCAGCTTAAAACCACACTTCAGAACCTGCCAGAGATTGTG ACTAAAGAGGCACAAGTGAAGGTTGCAGAGCTGGACTTCTCTAAAGTGGATAACAAAACCAAGCTGGAGGCCACGCTACAGGAAGAGGCAGCTATCCGACAGGAAAACAGAGAGCGGGAGCTGGAGAGGCTGGCTGATGCTGCAGAGAAAGAAAAGGAGCAAAAGGAACAGGCTGCACGG GAGGCTGAGGTGGTGGAGTTGGAAGCGGAACGACGGGTGGATGCAGAACATGCTCTCTCCAATGTGGACGTGACCATCCATTCAGAAACACTACGAGATACTGCACCGGTGCTGGAGGGTATTAAG GGAGAGGAGATTACTAAGGAGGAGATTGACATGCTGAGTGATGCCTGCACCAAACTGAAGGAGCAGAAGAATCTCCTCACCAAAGAGAAAGAGGAGCTGGAGGACCTGAAGGATGATGTGCAGGAGTACAGCGAG GACCTGGAGGAGATCAAGCGAGAGCTATCCAAGACAGGACAGGAGAAAGTCGTGAAGGAGTCTAAAGCAAGTCAGCGTCTGTCGAAGCGGGTCAACCGCATGATTGGCAGAATGGATAAGATCATCAATGAGCTGGAGAAGGACAAGATTGTACTagacggacagatggacagtGGGACCACACCACCAATTGG GGAGAATCTGATAAGCATCAATGAGCTCATTACAGTCATGAAGCAGATCCAGAACATTCCTGAACACAAGCTGCAAAGCATCGCAGACGCGCTCGACGAAAACAAAGATGGCAAGATAGACATTGATGATGTCTTAAAG GTGGTAGAGCTGATTGATAAGGAGGACATCGATATCTCCACCAACCAGGTGGCAGAGATTATGGTGATGCTGCAGAAGGAGGAGAAGCTGGTGGAGAAAGAGAAAGCCAAGGAGAAGGTCGAGAAGGAGCAGGCAGCTAAAATCCAAAACTAG